The proteins below are encoded in one region of Phaseolus vulgaris cultivar G19833 chromosome 1, P. vulgaris v2.0, whole genome shotgun sequence:
- the LOC137815745 gene encoding classical arabinogalactan protein 9-like, translated as MLGQGKLAELRTLARLHGLATGSQTVPNSVVEIAAAQGRSPPKGPAPSDVQPAAQRKKLVLKRPKRKTPQVVHEEEEEDDEATEDGLVTKRKRVAPSSPSAPPPLPASTPPSTPTPPPSLPPPSAPASPVQAIPLASAPPAVEAPGPNFMEDPPSASTPCAIVGGGPPSNASAADVAPIGDEVADLEALIKTDAAKVKKLEQRSADREIFLGKVEKARDDAMAELAEANKEKGKITAELSQVQAESKKVAEDLLQAQENNEKLKKQVEELEQQNKGLKEQTEGLQKQI; from the exons atgttgggccagggcaagcttgCTGAATTAAGGACGCTCGCCCGACtccacgggttggcaacgggttcccaaacagtgccaaattctgtggtggagatcgccgccgcacagggtcGATCGCCACCCAAGGGCCCAGCACcttccgatgtccaacccgccgctCAACGCAAGAAACTTGTTCTCAAAAGACCCAAGAGGAAAACCCCccaggtagtccacgaggaggaggaggaagacgacgaggccactgaagatggccttgttacgaagaggaagagggtggcaccttcttcaccatctgcaccaccccctcttccagcatcaacaccgccatccacgcctACCCCTCCTCCATCATTGCCACCTCCATCAGCTCCtgcttcaccagtccaagccattccattggcatccgcgccacctgcggttgaggcccccgggccaaacttcatggaggaccccccgagcgcctccacaccttGTGCAATagttggagggggtcctccttcaaatgcctcagctgcagacgttgctccaatcggggatgag gtggctgacctagAAGCCttgataaaaactgacgccgccaaggtgaagaaactggagcagaggtccgctgatcgggagatcttccttggtaaggtggagaaggcgagggatgacgccatggctgagcttgccgaggccaacaaagagaaggggaagATCACTGCTGAATTGAgccaagtgcaagcagaatccaagaaggttgctgaagaccttctccaggctcaagaaaacaacgaaaaactcaagaagcaagtcgaagagctggagcagcagaataaggggctgaaggaacaaaccgAAGGACTCCAGAAACAGATTTAA